A stretch of the Actinomyces qiguomingii genome encodes the following:
- the serC gene encoding 3-phosphoserine/phosphohydroxythreonine transaminase — protein sequence MRVYNFSAGPAQLPLPVLEQAAAELTDWQGSGMSVLEVSHREKDFVACAADAEAAFRRVAGVPEGYRILFLAGGATGQFSAIPMNLAARGATAAYLNTGQWSKKAIKEAGRQGVDVRVVADESASAYTTTPEPGSFTVPADAAYLHYTPNETIGGVEFPYIPDAGDVPLVADFSSTYLSRPLDVERFGVIYGGAQKNLGPAGLAIVVVREDLLGRAREDVPAIWDWKVMAEADSMLNTPPTFSIYLLGLILHWIESTGGLAAMGERNRAKAERLYAAIDASDFYNNPVQARSRSWMNIPFTLADPALDAEFLTGADAAGLTNLKGHRSVGGMRASIYNAMPADGITALIDYMTEFERTRA from the coding sequence ATGCGCGTGTACAACTTCTCCGCGGGCCCCGCACAACTGCCCCTGCCCGTGCTCGAGCAGGCGGCCGCCGAGCTCACCGACTGGCAAGGCTCTGGCATGAGCGTGCTGGAGGTCTCCCACCGCGAGAAGGACTTCGTCGCCTGCGCCGCCGACGCCGAGGCCGCCTTCCGCCGCGTCGCCGGCGTCCCGGAGGGCTACCGCATCCTGTTCCTTGCCGGCGGTGCCACCGGCCAGTTCTCCGCCATCCCCATGAACCTGGCCGCCCGCGGCGCCACTGCCGCCTACCTCAACACCGGCCAGTGGTCAAAGAAGGCCATCAAGGAGGCCGGCCGCCAGGGCGTGGACGTGCGCGTCGTCGCCGACGAGTCTGCCTCCGCCTACACCACCACCCCCGAGCCCGGCTCCTTCACGGTCCCCGCCGACGCCGCCTACCTGCACTACACGCCCAACGAGACCATCGGCGGCGTCGAGTTCCCCTACATTCCCGACGCCGGTGACGTCCCCCTGGTGGCCGACTTCTCCTCCACCTACCTCTCCCGCCCTCTCGACGTCGAGCGCTTCGGCGTCATCTACGGCGGCGCCCAGAAGAACCTCGGGCCCGCCGGCCTGGCGATCGTCGTCGTCCGCGAGGACCTGCTCGGCCGCGCCCGCGAGGACGTGCCCGCCATCTGGGACTGGAAGGTGATGGCGGAGGCCGATTCCATGCTCAACACCCCGCCCACCTTCTCCATCTACCTGCTCGGGCTGATCCTGCACTGGATCGAGTCCACCGGCGGCCTGGCGGCGATGGGTGAGCGCAACCGTGCCAAGGCCGAGCGCCTGTACGCCGCCATCGACGCCTCGGACTTCTACAACAACCCCGTTCAGGCCCGCTCCCGCTCCTGGATGAACATCCCCTTCACCTTGGCCGACCCCGCCCTCGACGCCGAGTTCCTCACCGGCGCCGACGCCGCCGGCCTGACCAACCTCAAGGGCCACCGCAGCGTTGGCGGCATGCGCGCCTCCATCTACAACGCCATGCCCGCCGACGGCATCACCGCCCTGATCGACTACATGACCGAGTTCGAGCGCACCCGCGCCTGA
- a CDS encoding ISL3 family transposase, protein MAETTFAAPDFASFLGLDALGLTVTGMRIDGGGALVECRLQVCEEDAFCRVCGAQGAPVGTVARRLAHVPVGWRPTHLLVRLRRWRCQGCGRVWRQDASRAAAKRARLTLAAKEWAIRAVGVEFMSISRVAAALGVSWHTANEAVLERAKDRLINDPGRLKGVEVIGVDEHVWRHTRKGDKYVTVIIDLTPVRDRTGPSRLLDMIEGRSKQAFKQWLQERDEDWRSRIEVVSMDGFAGFKTAAAEALPGATEVMDPFHVVALAGDKLDECRRRTQRETTGRRGRKDDPLYKARRLLRTGAGLVSDKGWERLEQLFADPHNTPVEIMWGVYQKIMAAYRAKAPAQGKTLMEKVMQTLTTGVPDALEELKSLGKTLAQRREDILAYFDHRGTSNGPTEAVNGRLEHLRGIALGFRNLTNYTIRSLIHAGGFRQQLLHP, encoded by the coding sequence ATGGCCGAGACTACCTTTGCTGCCCCTGATTTTGCTAGTTTCCTGGGCCTGGACGCGCTGGGACTGACTGTCACCGGCATGCGCATAGATGGCGGCGGTGCACTGGTGGAGTGTCGGCTGCAGGTCTGCGAGGAGGATGCGTTCTGCCGGGTCTGCGGGGCCCAGGGCGCCCCGGTGGGGACCGTCGCGAGGCGGCTGGCGCATGTTCCGGTGGGCTGGCGCCCAACCCACTTGCTGGTGCGGCTGCGCCGGTGGCGCTGCCAGGGCTGTGGGCGTGTGTGGAGGCAGGACGCGTCTCGTGCGGCCGCCAAGCGGGCGAGGCTGACCTTGGCGGCCAAGGAGTGGGCGATCCGGGCCGTGGGGGTGGAGTTCATGTCCATCTCGCGTGTGGCGGCAGCTCTGGGGGTGTCCTGGCACACCGCCAATGAGGCCGTCCTTGAGCGGGCCAAGGACCGCTTGATCAATGATCCTGGACGTCTGAAGGGTGTGGAGGTCATCGGGGTGGATGAGCATGTTTGGCGGCACACCCGCAAGGGCGACAAGTACGTCACCGTCATCATCGACCTTACACCCGTGCGCGACCGTACCGGCCCCTCCCGCCTGCTGGACATGATCGAAGGCCGCTCCAAGCAGGCCTTCAAGCAATGGCTCCAGGAACGCGACGAGGACTGGCGCAGCCGGATCGAGGTGGTCTCGATGGATGGGTTCGCGGGCTTCAAGACCGCCGCCGCCGAGGCCCTACCCGGCGCGACGGAGGTCATGGACCCCTTCCACGTGGTCGCGCTGGCCGGGGACAAGCTGGATGAGTGCCGCCGCCGCACCCAGCGCGAGACCACCGGGCGGCGGGGCCGTAAGGACGACCCCCTGTACAAGGCCCGCAGGCTGCTGCGCACCGGGGCGGGCCTGGTGAGCGACAAGGGCTGGGAGCGTCTCGAACAACTGTTCGCCGACCCCCACAACACTCCGGTAGAGATCATGTGGGGCGTGTATCAGAAGATCATGGCCGCCTACCGCGCCAAGGCCCCCGCCCAGGGCAAGACCCTGATGGAGAAAGTGATGCAGACCCTCACCACCGGCGTGCCTGACGCCCTCGAAGAGCTGAAGTCGCTGGGCAAGACCCTGGCCCAGCGGCGCGAAGACATACTCGCCTACTTCGACCACCGCGGCACATCCAACGGACCCACTGAAGCAGTCAACGGCCGCCTGGAGCACCTACGCGGCATCGCCCTGGGCTTCAGGAATCTGACCAACTACACCATCCGCAGCCTCATCCACGCCGGAGGCTTCAGACAACAGCTACTACACCCCTAA
- a CDS encoding AAA family ATPase — MARADLLLDLVEAERRGDRDRFRIVVEGLIAEERANQHHLLADRLSEIITTTGHGLPRDDHAASVRDLVHEVVVRRRLDDLELAPIPRRVVAELIEEQQRADLLRSYGIEPRHRLLLSGPPGNGKTSVAEAIAAELMLPFYVIRYEGVVSSFLGETAARLDSAFEFVRTRRCVLFFDELDTIAKERADEHETGEIKRVVSTLLLQIDRLPPHVILVGATNHSELLDRAAWRRFQVRTELKAPSRVQATRFLERLADRLGGDLGYTPRTLADKLVGASYAELEEFALDVRRRTILETPGADTRRIVKERLEHWQGSVQS; from the coding sequence ATGGCACGAGCGGATCTACTGTTGGACCTGGTTGAGGCCGAGCGCCGGGGCGACCGCGACCGTTTTCGGATCGTGGTCGAAGGCCTGATCGCCGAGGAACGCGCCAACCAGCATCACCTGCTCGCAGATCGCTTGTCTGAGATCATCACTACGACTGGGCATGGGCTGCCGCGCGATGATCATGCTGCATCGGTACGCGACCTTGTTCATGAGGTGGTGGTGCGACGGCGTCTAGATGACCTGGAACTAGCCCCGATACCTCGCCGCGTTGTGGCTGAGCTCATTGAGGAGCAGCAGCGCGCGGATCTGCTGCGCAGCTACGGGATCGAACCACGCCATCGTCTACTGTTGTCGGGTCCCCCCGGCAACGGCAAGACGAGCGTGGCCGAGGCAATCGCGGCCGAGTTGATGTTGCCCTTCTATGTGATCCGCTACGAAGGCGTGGTCTCCAGTTTCCTCGGGGAGACCGCGGCCCGGCTAGACAGCGCCTTCGAGTTCGTGCGGACACGCCGTTGCGTCCTCTTCTTCGACGAGCTCGACACGATTGCCAAGGAGCGGGCGGATGAGCATGAGACGGGGGAGATCAAGCGCGTCGTCTCCACGCTACTGCTCCAGATCGACCGCCTGCCCCCACATGTCATCCTCGTGGGGGCGACCAACCACAGTGAGCTCCTGGACCGCGCCGCATGGCGGAGGTTCCAGGTGCGTACTGAGCTGAAGGCGCCATCGAGAGTTCAGGCAACCAGGTTCCTGGAGAGGCTCGCCGACCGACTTGGCGGGGACCTCGGCTACACGCCGCGCACCCTGGCTGACAAGCTCGTAGGTGCGAGCTACGCCGAGTTGGAAGAGTTCGCTCTGGATGTCCGACGCCGAACGATCCTAGAGACGCCTGGCGCGGACACACGCAGGATCGTTAAGGAACGGCTTGAACACTGGCAGGGATCAGTTCAATCGTGA